In Puntigrus tetrazona isolate hp1 chromosome 23, ASM1883169v1, whole genome shotgun sequence, the DNA window TTCAGTGAGAGGTGAATGAAGAGATCAGACTGTGTCTCTGCTGAGATTCAGCTCGTCTGTGTCGTTTCTCACCTTTCCCTTCAAACTCATGGGCTTTAGGTCAGGCATGTTGACCGGCCAATCAAGCACAGGGATATCATGGACAGCAGGGCACAAGTGGTTTTGTCACTGTGGGCAGGTGCTAAAGTCagcaaatgaaagcaaaaagtAGAAGGCATTGAGTTTTGACCTGATGAAACACAATCAAAAGCCAATGCAGCCTTCTACCAGTTCTCCAGTGTGTAGCTCTTTTCCTGAAGATGAGCGTGGAGACTCCAGCTTCAGTCCACTCCTTGTGAAACTCTTTGAATTGGCTTTGCTTGGCAGTATTCTCAAGCTTGAGGTCATCCCTGTCTCTTGAACACCTTTTTCCTACCCACTTTCTTCCTTCCAGTCAACTTGACATTTTATatgctttgatacagcactctgttaACAGTCAGCCCTTTcagtaatgaaaatgaaatgaaagattttaacttttaaaatgttttacatgtaataaatctaaaatatatatgaaagtttcactttttgaaataagGTAAAAGAGtcacaatattcaaattttttgagAGGCACCTATAAATTTAGAGGTCTGTTGACTCTGTTTATCACAGAGTCATCAGGTGAAGAGGACTGAGTCACTTGATTCATATGGATTACTTAATAAATAGTAGGAATATATGAATTTGTCTTTTGCAAAAGATTagcaaaatgtttaatgtgtttggGAGGTAAGGGTGAGTATAGGGTGACAGAacttattatatacatgtataatgtatatcAGGAATCACCAAtcttcctggagggccggttcAGTCAATAATTTCTCACCTCATGTCATTTGAAACCTATACTATTGGCAGACGACTGTCTGGGAGGAGAAGAAATCATCTGAAAAAGTCATTTGGACcattttaacaatgtcattactgtgtttttggGCTTTGATCATGGTAGGACTCTTGCTCTCTACAGTAGGTCTGAGAGCTCTCAGAtgtcatcagaaatatcttatttatatcatttctATCTATCGAGTTTATTGCATGTACCAAATGTAACCACTCATATCAAGTCCTATTGCGCTGGAGGCCGTGCCTCCTCTCACGTGACTTTCCCTCATTTATTCTCAGTTACCCTCCAGAAACATCACACTTTAAGGGGTCTGTTAAAACTGTACAGCTAACTCCTGCTATAACTTTACCTGCTTACGTCGCTGGACGCTGTTAGAAAAACAACTGATTTATACACTTCCGTGATGTTATGTTTTCTAAGATTAtgaataatattgtttaaaaatgtatatttttcttaaacaaacAGATGGCCTTTCTTAACCTCCAGAAGCCATGTGGTATTTACTTTATGATGGATGAACATATTTTGAGGCTTCAATGTACCCTAACCTTATAACTTTAACTTTCCAGTCCTCAGATTTTAAACACAGTAAACCAATACACGGAGACGAAAGAAGACCAAGTAATGGACAGTTGATGTTGGAATCCAGAAGAACAAGGTAAGTGATGTGTTCTTTTCATGACCGCTTGTTCAGCAAAGTCCATCACGTACTCATACACTGTCgtcacacacatctcacactgGGGGGAGCCAGTGCTCTTCTACTCCACAGCCAGTTTGCGCTTGAGTTTGAAGAGTGTGGAAGACACAGATGAAAAGATTTTtcttaagaataaaaatataaaaacaagagAGTCACTGGAAGCACTTCAGAGCAACCCAAGAAAATCTTACAGCATCTGAGTTACGTTGATCTCattttatacagtttattttgtaaCAGGATTTGATGTTTATcgttaatgaaaatgtaaagtacCTTTGACTGTTTTTACATTCATATCTCCCTGAATCGTTCAGTAGTCTTCAAGACATACATTTATGAAActaataactttattaaatcATTCTTTATCACATGTAtacagaaatatgaaaatatttacatccaGAATAGTGTCTGTTGTACAAAGATCTTaaaatttcaatataaaaattacattttaatatacatttaatataaaaagaatagaaaTCAATAAGGATAAAAAGGTATAGCATGCTAGATCAGAGGtagttatattttacaatacgaTAGCTAGCCTACTTTACAATCTGTAAAAGATCCTGACCAAGCTTTATTACAACCTAATCAAACCACTCATAGTTCTTTTGAATCTTCAGTTTATAGCGTCAACATGTTcgatatatttcatgttttgctCTACCTTAATCCTGTggacttggggaaaaaaagacattgtgaAGCTCAAACATAGGCTATGCAAGTACATGGATGCAAAAGCTTTCATTTGATTGTAAAGTTGTAATGTTAAATTTGCTTAATGTCTCGTCTCCTGTGGTGCATTGTTGCTTCTGTCATGGTGAGGCAACAGTCATTAATTGGTTAAAATTAGCTGTCAACACGTTTTTAGTTGACTACCTGAATTAACACCACAAACCCTTCAATGTACTTGCAGAGAGTATGTTTATGGCAGCATGTTTTAGCACCTGTTTGCATgatgtttttgctgttgttgttttcaagacattaaatattacttgACAATATACAAAGGTATTTACCttcccatattttttttaattccctAGGGGCATGTAAGCAAGTGATGACTTGCAAATAATTAACAAGACTTTGATATATACACACTtggaaatgaatgcataaaagtTTGTGTACATAagaattgagctttttgagacatttttttacattgaaatattttgatgCATAACTCCTTGTACATCAACAAACATCCCTATGATATTCACTAATTAAAGGAATGTTCCAGGTTCAAAACAACAAGAATTGTGAATTTGAGTTTTTATGCAGGTGCAGTACTTTGCCTCGTAGACTTACATTGTATGtacattaacaaaaaagaaataattttctgTGAAAATCATCAATGCATGGACATGATGTTAAACCCAGAACACTCCTTTAAATCAAGTTACACAAACaagttacaaaaaataaatgcagatttttttaacatttgaagatTGTTGCTTAAATTACTAAATGGCCCACAAGATTATGTCACAAAATGCGATTaggcttttctttccttttttttccctttaatgcCATGTAGCGGTTGGGACAGTATGGTTATATATAGTCCCAAAATACAGTTCATTGTTCATTAGCTCTGAAGGTTTTAAGGGTCAGTTCATATGTGGGCTCATGACTTCTCACACTCAAAGGGTCCTTTACAACTTTAGAGTTTAGGAGAAGACTTAAGAATGAGTTGAGAGATGCGTGGAGTGGTAGACTCCAGAGAAGGAGGTTCCATTATGAGTGTCCTGTCCACTGCTCCTAAGGTGCTCCTGCTCTTTGACAATGAGTCCTGGTGTTGACCTGACCAGGTTCTCTGCAACGTTATCCCTTTCTGTTGAGGGTTTCATCTGCATCTGGCATTGGATGAGAGGCACTGAGGGTGGGCAAGAAAACCTGGCGACCGTCTCTGGTTTTGGTGCTGATGAGCTCTCGAAAGCAGCATCTGTTTCAGCGGCAAAGGACACCAAGGCTTGAGTGGAGTCATATGAGCTTTTCTCCGTGTCAACAGAGACGAAAGAATCCAGGTTGCGGTCGTGATGGAGGTGAGCTCTGCTCAAAAGCAGACGCGCATCTTCACGGAAGTGTGGATTGAAGAGAAGGTAGAGCAAGGGATTGATGCACGCAGGAAGAGGCAGAAGCACCAGGACCACTGATTTGACAACCTCCTCACTCACAGGAAAGAGTCCCAGAAGAGAGGAGAAGGTGAGGAAGGCCACTGGGCAGTAGAGCAGGCAATTGGTGAAGATGAGCCAGGCTACGTGCTTGATCATGGCGCAATCCCAAATACTGTCAAAGTCGCCCTTCATCAGGTCCCAGTACAACTTGATGTAAGTTCCGGTGATCACCAGGAAACACAAGGAGTTCATCATTATCAGAGCTACCATGAAACCCAACGTGGAAGGTTCGCCATCCGGGAGTGGTGAGGGCATGCAGAACGGAGTTGCTCCGTACTCTCCGACCCCAATTAGTGGCAAAGCGGCGACTGCAAACGAAAGTGCCAAGCATGCCACTGCAGCAGCTCGCACACTTCCCAGAGAGGGCGACTTTCCATAGGCTCGAGCACAGGACACAGACACGCTACACTGCACTGCAGCCAAGGTCAAGAAGAGTATGGAGCCCTCCGAGGCTAGAACTGAAAGGAAGCCTGTTGTTTGGCATCCTGCACCCATTTCCCATTGAGCACCATGCAGGGCGAACTCTCCGAATGTCCGGGCGTCAACCAGTGCCAGGGTGCCGGTGCAAAGGCCTGTAAGCAGGTTGGCACCACTGATGGTGCCGATGATGAATTTAACAGGAGAGAGATAGCTGGGGATGCAAAGACTGTCATGAGGAGAATGCTGTTTCCCATCAGCGAGACCAAAGAGATGAGCCACATGCCAAGCCGTACCACCCAACTGTCAAACAGGTTATCGCACGGTTTAAATGGACCTGAAGGGGTGAAATGATAGATTAGGATTTAAGCAGAAAGAACCCATCGCCTTGAAGTaaaattttaaagattttaaacaaatatgataCATCGTAACGCATCCTTATTAGCATCTTTGCACCTTGTCAGAAAACTTGTACTGcaagattttgtttttgcttatttattaatctttttttttaatatatatatatatatttttaagtttgtttgcACTAGATGTGAACAGGCCTTTATACCCTTGATGGCATACATATAAGCTTGGGTTCAGATTTACCTGGGATGGGGGTACACTGTATGCTGGTTTGTAGTTTGGATTCTTCAATAGCTAACTGGAATTCCTCTAAGTCAAGGTCATCTGCAAGTGAACACATGAAAAGCATGAAGCACCTTTGGTTTGCACATGTACGGCAGTATGATGAAACAGTTTAGTCTTCTTCAAGATGACATGATGCACTCAGTCTGGCAAAAGATAAATCACCATGTTATGGACATCTAGTCTGCTGGAACGGATTAATTTATCTAAGGGCTTTAGCGCCACTCAACACCGTACACATCTCAGTTGCAACTTTCCACTTCTCTTTCAGAGTGCAATCAGTCATCAGTCTTTGTTCGCGTTCTGGTTTTGTTATTTTCCGATAACCCAAATGGTATGTTTTGGACCATGAATTGTTAATGTTTATCTAATTTCCCATGGAGTGTAATTACGGAGAGCTCCTTTCAAGTCTGAAACCTGATCAGATCGCATCAAGGAATGCATGGAgaaaagacacattttatttCGTTTGTCACATACCTGCGGTTACTGTAAGGCCCTGACATGTTTCTACTGTGCTAATTAAAGATGAAGAGACTGGCAGATAGAACAGAGCAGATaaaaatagacacacacacatactctgtGGAAAACCGCTACAAGTGGtgcttttattttcctcttaTATGAGAAAGTGTTTGTGTAGGgccagtgtttttatttgtggcTACAGGGACTCTGATAAAAGGGGTTCACTGTACAAACTTGAGTGACTTGCTACAATACAGTATTGCAGTTTGGAAACTTGCCCTGAAAATTTGTACCTAACCCACTGGTTTCTTCGAGCTGTTTGCATGGTGAAAAGACCATTTCAAGAAATCTACCTGCTCTGTTCAGTGCAATAATATTTGCTCCTGGGCTTCTCAGACTCTGACCTTCAAAATCAGTTTTgcttcaaccctaatcaaactGAAATCATAGCTCTTGTTTTGATTGTCAAACACTGATCCTTCTGTGCAGCCCCGGTTCAAGTCTAACACTCCTACGATCTTTAGGACAACAAGAAAATTACAGACAGGTGAGTTAGGTcaaagttggagctaaactgtgaCCACTGTTGACCTCGAGAACCTCTTATTTACATGTAATTCCAAGGCACTCTATCAGTCCAGTGTTTAGACCCAGGGTGTCCAACTGGATGGCTGGTGTCCTTAGATCCAACTTGCCTAAACAAACATGCCTGGAAGTTTCTAGTATGCCTTGTAATACCGTGATTATTTGGTTCAGGAGTTTATTTGGgcttggagctaaactctacaGTAGGACTGGATGTCCCTGGTTTAGATCATTAGCTGATTTTTCGCTGTCGGGCCAGTGCAAGCTAGTGCTTTTGGTTACTCAAAGCAGGCCCTGGAGTATCGCCCAAACTCTGCATGTTTTGTATAAACCTCCCTGATTCATCTCATCAGCTATATAGTAGAGATTTCAACCCTGAAATGGCTGTGCCAGATTAGcgagacatgcaaaatatgtacTGTTGGGGGTACTCCGGAGGCCAGAGAAGAACTAGCctccaactgagcctggttcctcccacagtttttttttccatttttgttggTGATGGAGATTTGccctgtagaaaaaaaatgcatatgctggttaggtatgttttgaagcatggctgctcgtttgagctggtttaagatggtccatAGCAGGTCATAAACTAGTTTAATCTGGTCAATTGCTGGGACTAAGCTGGACCCTGAGCAGGAGCTAGTTGCTTAgtaccagcataaaccagcagtcattcttcaaaacaaacttaaccagcatatgctgtttttttcaatgGGGCAAATCTCCATCACTAACAGAACTAGCAtatgctgggttttttttcaaacatgctAGTTCCTTGCCACTGTTGGCTTTGTCTTGcatagttggggacacttaatttctggCCATATAATACATTGTGGAAGAAAGTAATAGTAATGTGCAGGTGACCAAACTGTTGGCAGTAAGAATACAATGGTATTACTTTGGTAAGTTAAAAGCAATttacttttttcacatttgcaaaattatttaatgtttccaGATCTGTAGGATGGCCAGGTGAAGTTGTAGGACTTACAGTTGTTGTCGGTGTGAATGGGGAACAGGGACAGAGCTTTCTTCTGGAGATCTTCCTCTTCACTGCCCATCTGTTCTTCCCACTGACTGGCTGCTTTGTAGCTGTTGCAGGCTCCAAAAACACAGCACTGATAGGCATATGGCATCTCAATGACCCTGTTTCAACAATAGTGACACcacatataacattttatagcAGTTGATTCTTCAGTTGTGCCAAATGgagtttgaacatttaaaaataggtgCATACTGCATGAGTTTGAGGAAATATGAAAActataaaagaaagaatgatTCATCAATCTGTAACCGCAAATACATGTAACCACAAGGACTATTTTATAAGTGTTAGGGTCACAGTTGAAACCGTGATTCTCTTTCATTTGCTTTTGCTTCATcagttgcttttgggaaatggTAATACTTGAAATCTCCCtttttttttgaggtgttaATCAAATCACGCAAGTACTTAAAACTGATGTGTTGGAGTGTCTCCCAAGCCCTGAGCAGTTGATGAATCGGGATGGGGTATTTATTACAGCCTCTCTGCATTGCACATATTAAgatatcttaaaaaataatctttctGCTTGTCAGATGCCTTGCTTTGAGCCAGATATTCTAGGAACTTAACAAACAGAGACTGTTTATTAGTACCACTGAACAGAATGTTCCTTGAGCAACAGATTATCTTGAAACTGTCAATTTTATAAACAGTTGAACGTTTCtctgaaaacaaagcaaaacctTCGTGTTTTTGAGCAATTCAAGGAATTTCTGTTGTGGGAATTAATAACCACATACACTTATGAATTTTCTTTGATGGTTTAACATGAAAGTCTTTTAATCTGCTGTTGTGCGGCATGACGGAGTTGATTGACTTTTTGGTTACCACAAATGTACCTTATGTTGGGGAAGTCTTCCTCTCTGAAGGTATGCGAGAGTGCCATGTTTCCTTTCAGTTTTAGGTGAGTGAGACTTGTTAGCCCAGTAAGCGGGAGACTGCTCAAGCGGTTCCCAGTGAGATCTCTGGATGGAGATAGAAGATCAGCATACGTAAAAAAATTTGCAGATGGAGTTACAATTGAAGCATCACAAATAGTTGATACATTTGCCAACACTGTGTTTCAGGGATTATCATGTGGAAATCACAGTAGAAGTAAAATGAATTACCCCATCAGACAAGTTTTTGTCTCGAGTCTattctgaatcattgaaacaagtaatttttaaaccaaatccccatccatttcatgttgacatcagcATTAAACATGCGTATATTGGCCTCCCACTCGTTGGTCCTTTCGagttggtctgaataaaaatgtaaattcatttttcaccactaggtgctgtttttgtttttggtatcTGTTTCCacggtaacgctgtacacaaaacATCACTGCGCtctaaaacactgctttatcagcTGTTGCAGACATGATGAGATTAAAATGAGACAAATCGTCCACCAATCACGCAAAGGGGAGGTTGGTTTGGAAGTTATTGAGCAAGTaacgtaaaaataaatgcatatcgtaagacaatgaaagtgtgatttttttttttttttttttttttttttttttttttttttttttttaccttgcatgcatgtcaacttAACAAAATATCAGCCTTtgattacccataataggggcactttaaatctaaaataaatgcaactttatttaatattttgtaattcaaacattttaggTTCAAAAACCTTTTGTGGACACTTTGTAAATCTAAGCATGTCCTGATTGGAGAAAGTTTTATTTGAACTGACATGTTTTTGCACTCAGGCCTTGAACCTTTAACCCCGATGAGAGCTAGAATGtgtcagtttaaataaaactctgCATGTTCCAGGTTCAATACAAGCTAAGCTCCATCGACAGCATCTGTGGCATGCTGTTCATTACcgcagaaaattatttttgcttgtttttacaaCCGAGGGACGagtcaaaataattttctgtggTAATCAACAGCATGCCATAGATGCTGTCGATGGAGCTGTACTTGTATTGAGCCCAGAACTGTCAACAAATACTGCTGGTTTTTGACTTCTCTACCAGTGATTTGACTTTTCCGTGCATGTTGTTTGCTAAAGAAAACTAGAGGTTTCTAACTGCTGCGGTATCTACTCATCAGCCACACTCTGTCACTCTTTATCAGTCTTCCTCATTCATTCATCACATTCTTCACCTAATGCTGCTTGCATTTAATCGCCTGCGACTGACGACACACGTCTTCACTGCTGTGCAGAGCTTTTAACCATGATTACAATCGCAGTCTTTTCACTTCGGGCCAAATAAAGCTTCACATAGATGACAGAAACTCCAAAGTGTGCATCATGGAATCTCTTTGTTTGTGTAAATGGGATGGTTGTGCCAAGTCACAGTTTAATAACAGCTTTTGTACGACTATACAGACATCTAGACCTTTAGGTGTGTAATCTTTATCTTCAGTGCTAAATCCAATGATATGCACTGCCACTGATTTGCATACATAATACTCACAGTTTAATGAGCGACTGAAGAGAGGAAAAGGCATCAGGGTGGATGGTGTTGATCCTGTTCCAGCTTAGATCCCTGTAAtaagaagccatttactcatgCGTATATGTGTCATTTTCTCAGaaaaacataattgtttttgCTCCGATCTTGACAGCcaatagtaaatattttatccTTCTCAAGATCTGATATCTGAAAACTGCCTTGCTctcaaatttttttaacaataataattatttaaagttcTGCAACGTTGTGCAAGATATTTATGGCTTATTTGCGCAGAATGTCTTGGCCTCTAGGGGGTAGTATTGGTGAgccaattaaaaacatacacgCTCTTGCAACAGTATCAATATTCCACAAAATTCTCTGTATGCAGAAGGGataactttaaatgcaaatttaaaaaaattttatttttgaaaggcTGAAGGCtgtgaatttaaaaaagaataaatatttaagatatttctaGGTCAGTAATCAAAGTCACAAATTGATTTTTCAAATCATTCACGGAGTAAAAAAAGTGGTGTTTGATTGTACAGATTGTTTaactaatataatatgtattgcATTAAGTattaaactggaaaaaatgCCAAATAGAGGCTTTTCCAGCGTAGCGCATAAGGCCAGCAGAAGATGAGTGTGTGTACAGTACTCACAGTGAACGCAGAGAGCCGAGCTGTTGGAATGTGTTCATCTCAATCTGTTTGATCAGATTGTGCTGCAGGCCTCTGCCGAGTCAAAACAAAAGAACTGGTATtactgcatcacacacacacacacggcagaCATCGTGAACACACTTGAAAGCTTCCCAAATATGGACACTGATGGATTGCTACAGTAATGACTGTCATTTGTCAAGTACTATGTGGGTTATTTAGGGCTCTTAGAGTTATCATAGATATGTTACTGATATTACTCTATTCCCGTTtcactagagagagagagactcctGAACTCACATCTCCTGAAGAGAGGCACAGTGATAGAAACTCGGCAGCTCTTCGATGGCATTGTGCGACAGCTCCCTGaaatcaaacacacagactgTCTGTAAAAAGAAAACTCCTCATAGATGAAAAGTCCTAACAGTAAAGGATGCCTCAAACTTTTTTAACAAGACATAACATCTTAGGTTTAGAAAGCATGAATTTATATGGAAATACACAAAGTGTATGTTTTTGCACATAGATGACAATGTCAGCCAAAACAGCTAAAATGCTATACCAATTTTGTCATTGACCACTTATCCTCATTTCGTTCCCAACCTGTAAAAGTTTCAACCGTCCACAggacacaatttaaaatatttaggaTGAAAATAGGATGTGAGGTTTGTGACCGTCCCATTGACTGTCAAACCATTTTGGACAGCATCTGGTCGACGCTTTTCAGGTTCTGTGTTCAACGCAATGGAAAGATACGTCTTGTACGTGTATTTACGctttgatttgtacaaacagaGTATCTTTtcacagtcacaagcctcccgctTTTCATCCTAAATATCATAAACTATGTTCTGAGGACGGATGAAGCTTTTGCAGgttaaaatgacatgagggtaagcgattaatgacaaatgtttcattttggtGTGGAGTGGAGTaaccctaaaaaaaaatgtttttaaaattacacatGCAATCGTACCactacatttttgaaatatttacttaCAATCCCGGGGGGATAATTTAGGCCAAAGGGGTTCAGCTGacaaaagaagtttaaaaaacacCTGGTGTAAATGAATGgccaaaatgtttcattatttcctttttttgtgaaaacaccCCCTTAAATTGTTCTGTGCCAGTTTAAAAAGTGTaacctttgttttgtttttcacatcaTTTTAGCAGTTCTAAGACTTGTAGTAGTGATTGAGAAAAGTCGTATCTCATAGAGCTATCTACTTGAATATAAAATTACCAGCGTCTTTAGGTCAAACTGTAGAACCCATTGTTCTACAAATGTACTTATAATGTTTCTgaacaaacatttcttaataataataatttataaaattacattacatttctttagtatttgcttttgtctttattcTTACCGCATTTAATGTATTGAAGCGCTTATGCAAGAAGAAACCTTGGAAAGAGAATAAGcaaatatatagagagagaatgGCATGTTAAGCAGCTACTTTCCCCAAAGGTCTAATTCTTCATTTGAACAGTTACATAAAGTTTCCCTCTTCCTGCAGGGGTTTCTCTAACTGAACTTGCCCACCTTTACGTGCTTGCTCTTATCCGTTTTAAACAAAGCgattaaagcaaaacaaaaaaaaagtaaaaatcgcttgatctaaaaaaaatgacttaattttttaacttttaaattgttTGCACAAGCATGGCACAGCCGATAAAAACGATCACATTGCTCTCTTTGTAAACTTGGCCAAATATCTGCCTGCTGGTGTGTTTTGAAGTTCATGTTAAAAGAGGCTTTTAGGAACTCCTTGAAAGTTTGGCTACATCAAATCCCTCAGGGTGAATTTGAACTCCCTTTGCCAGCCCGGATCTTTAGGAATCGTTTAGAGATGAGCTTTcgcatttgtgtttgtgtgttgcagGTGCGTATTTGTGTTTGGAAACTCACAGCACTCTTAATTTAGGCAGCAGGTGGCAGAGATCATATGGCAGTCCGGTCAGTCCAGCTCGGGTCAGTGTactgagagaaaatgaaagaggaGAGTttgtactgaatgtgtgtgtgtgtgtgtgtgtgtgtgtgtgtgtgtgcagaacaGCAGACAGAAACAGTGAACGAAAAATGGGCAATCAAATGATTATGCGTGCCCTACGAAAGATTGAAAAATTATATCCCTAGAACTTTACTAATGCAAAGagaatattcaaaatacatcTCGTATTAGGTGTTcagacattataaaatataaaactgctTCTTTCAATCCAAGCTGTACAGGCAAAGATGCAATGATTTACCTTAAAATTATTACTTAACAATGGCATTATCAAAatttgagttcaaaagtttgagcaTCCCAGTCAGCTCATGGGCAATGACGTAAGATTTGGAAACCCTTCTCTTTTAACTCTAATGACTGGTTTAATGCTCTTTTAGGATCAGTAATTATATACAGGGCTTTATATTAACCAGTAAACGTAAGCACTCCGTTCAGTATGCCTTTGCCCTGCATGATTTTTAACCTTGTACGAAACTCTGACATGGTGAGAGTTCAGTAAAAGCATCTCTATTTTGTCAACGGTTATTCCTTTGTCCTCATCGGTGGGAAGAACTTCTGGAAGTCTCTTAAGTGAAACTGATCCTGCGTGAAATGGGGACATTTGATCTCAGACTCACAGTACTTGCAGGCTGGTGGTTCCTTTCAAATCGGGAAACTCTCGGATCTCAGTGGCCCCGTTCAAAGAGCTAAAACGAGATTAGATAACTCATTAGTGAGAATCGTTCTGCTAATGAAGATGTCGTCCAGCAAAACCACAGGGATGTCTACTGTTACCGTACCCACTTAGCTCTCCATCATCTAGAGGCAATATTATTCTACTTGGTTCCATCATTTTGATTACACTCGCAACACTACCCAAAATCAACAACGGAAGACTTCGTATCAAAATATCTGAATAGACTCTCACAGCACTCTTATGCACTGTCTGTGTAATTGGAGAGagataaattactttttattagttttttgaaAAGCTAAATCTCATATTTTGGCATTTATGAGGTTATAATTGAATCGTGCTGTTTTTTGGAGACAAATTACTAGTTTAATGTTTACTTATGAGAGACGTGATGGCAAGAGGCGAGcaaaattatagtatttatcaaaataaaagcaatgatgAAATGGAAATTATACACATTT includes these proteins:
- the LOC122329314 gene encoding LOW QUALITY PROTEIN: leucine-rich repeat-containing G-protein coupled receptor 6 (The sequence of the model RefSeq protein was modified relative to this genomic sequence to represent the inferred CDS: inserted 1 base in 1 codon) — protein: MNNISEIQPNAFHNLHFLSELRLSGNHLRHIPGPVFQGLYNLKVLMLQNNQLERLPSEDPWELPNLLSLRLDANLIMEVPARTLSGMRSLRHLWLDDNALTEIPVSALNDLSSLQAMTLALNRITHIPDYAFRNLSNLVVLHLHNNMIQTLGQNCFEGLHSLETLELNFNDLQEFPVAIRTLAKLQELGFHNNNIKAIPERAFVGNPLLQTIHFYENPIQFVGRSAFQFLPKLHTLSLNGATEIREFPDLKGTTSLQVLTLTRAGLTGLPYDLCHLLPKLRVLELSHNAIEELPSFYHCASLQEIGLQHNLIKQIEMNTFQQLGSLRSLDLSWNRINTIHPDAFSSLQSLIKLDLTGNRLSSLPLTGLTSLTHLKLKGNMALSHTFREEDFPNIRVIEMPYAYQCCVFGACNSYKAASQWEEQMGSEEEDLQKKALSLFPIHTDNNYDLDLEEFQLAIEESKLQTSIQCTPIPGPFKPCDNLFDSWVVRLGMWLISLVSLMGNSILLMTVFAXPSYLSPVKFIIGTISGANLLTGLCTGTLALVDARTFGEFALHGAQWEMGAGCQTTGFLSVLASEGSILFLTLAAVQCSVSVSCARAYGKSPSLGSVRAAAVACLALSFAVAALPLIGVGEYGATPFCMPSPLPDGEPSTLGFMVALIMMNSLCFLVITGTYIKLYWDLMKGDFDSIWDCAMIKHVAWLIFTNCLLYCPVAFLTFSSLLGLFPVSEEVVKSVVLVLLPLPACINPLLYLLFNPHFREDARLLLSRAHLHHDRNLDSFVSVDTEKSSYDSTQALVSFAAETDAAFESSSAPKPETVARFSCPPSVPLIQCQMQMKPSTERDNVAENLVRSTPGLIVKEQEHLRSSGQDTHNGTSFSGVYHSTHLSTHS